From one Mya arenaria isolate MELC-2E11 chromosome 4, ASM2691426v1 genomic stretch:
- the LOC128229978 gene encoding 28S ribosomal protein S21, mitochondrial-like, which produces MVLARSARFLTRTVLVKNNDIDKSYNLLQGALNNDGVMKEERDRRRFIRPTEMRKQLSYDRCKRIYNSEMNRKLKFLMCKNRVDPCPR; this is translated from the exons ATGGTGCTTGCCAGGAGTGCACGATTCCTAACTAGAACGGTTCTTGTGAAAAACAACGACATCGATAAGTCATATAACTTATTACAAGG AGCTTTGAATAATGATGGGGTCATGAAAGAGGAGCGTGATCGAAGAAGATTTATTCGGCCAACTGAAATGAGGAAGCAACTCAGTTATGACAGATGCAAACGAATCTACAACTCCGAAATgaatagaaaattaaaatttctcATGTGCAAAAACAGGGTTGATCCTTGCCCTAGATAG